From a region of the Notolabrus celidotus isolate fNotCel1 chromosome 14, fNotCel1.pri, whole genome shotgun sequence genome:
- the LOC117825834 gene encoding late histone H2A.2.2-like, translated as MSGRGKKAAPKPKSSVTRSSRAEITFRKGRYAARVGNCSAVYLAAVLEYLCAEILELAGNASRDNKKMCIAPRHFLLAVKNDEELNKLLAGVTISEGGVIPNIQAALLTKKTKGPKDDVPAKDVESQDF; from the coding sequence ATGTCTGGCCGTGGGAAAAAAGCTGCACCCAAACCCAAATCTTCAGTGACCCGGTCCTCCAGGGCTGAGATCACATTCAGGAAAGGCCGCTATGCAGCGAGGGTTGGTAACTGCTCTGCAGTCTACCTGGCCGCTGTCCTGGAATATCTCTGCGCTGAAATCCTGGAACTGGCTGGAAATGCCAGCCGTGACAACAAGAAGATGTGCATCGCTCCTCGCCACTTCCTGCTGGCAGTGAAGAACGATGAAGAGCTGAACAAACTGCTGGCAGGGGTCACGATCTCAGAGGGCGGTGTCATCCCAAACATCCAGGCTGCCCTTCTCACCAAAAAGACCAAAGGGCCCAAGGATGATGTTCCAGCCAAAGATGTTGAGTCTCAAGACTTTTAA